One Papaver somniferum cultivar HN1 chromosome 10, ASM357369v1, whole genome shotgun sequence genomic window carries:
- the LOC113316728 gene encoding protein VASCULAR ASSOCIATED DEATH 1, chloroplastic-like, which produces METLISFSILVQDNNNSSNSNSNSVTSTPSSSPLITKSASAGGGGSNRSEAEASSDDVDILFPPSSPGYLKSEEYRLLFRLPSDEVLVQDFNCAFQENILLQGHMYLFVRHICFYSNIFGYETKKAIPFNEVTCIRKAKTAGIFPNAIDIIAGGKRYFFASFLSCDEAYRAIVDGWAQYCDGIEDRIDRQSIVEMKLSRYQTSPGQSSCYPRPNPRQQRTSTPDRNTDVLLQGGHELSFGGSYGIVDVNVAAERPSEVEEIVEHTEPVVAAETSSSLQSLRWTPEDADAPQVPEFFTKVAESKFEIQVEEFFNHFFSDVAVDFVESFHKRCGDKDFRCSSWYEHEPIGHARDVSFLHPIKLYLGAKFGQCQEVQKFRVYRNSHLVIETSQEVGDADYFRVQGLWDVKRVGSETNLCLVRVYVNVAFSKKTMWKGKIESNTIDECRDAYAIWMENQKALSKLESGVSSASVNPSLNAIPNDEVQLETVGPSELNDNSLEITTHAATNTKHSRNRSRRRESPVGRAASDASSTTSLLREIVETFCVYMKNQNRLPLILVIASISILILMQLSIIVLLARPPQVHVISQIDYMNSFGNNGGDKAEAVTWLEKRIHHLKDEMLMVETRLEKMRHQHLLLETYLTGLDFDIAS; this is translated from the exons ATGGAAACCCtgatttcattttcaattctagTCCAGGATAATAATAATAGCAGTAACAGTAACTCTAATTCGGTTACTTCTACACCTTCTTCATCACCACTTATTACGAAATCCGCtagtgctggtggtggtggtagtaatcgTTCTGAAGCTGAAgcttcttctgatgatgttgatattcTG TTTCCACCTTCTTCTCCAGGGTATTTGAAGAGTGAAGAGTATAGACTATTGTTTCGATTACCTTCTGATGAA GTTCTTGTACAGGATTTCAACTGTGCATTCCAAGAGAATATTCTTCTTCAG GGTCATATGTATCTGTTTGTTCGCCATATTTGCTTTTACTCGAACATATTTGGATACGAGACTAAG AAAGCAATCCCCTTCAATGAAGTAACATGTATTCGGAAAGCAAAGACAGCAGGGATATTTCCTAATGCCATTGATATAATTGCCGGGGGAAAAAGG TATTTTTTTGCATCCTTTTTGTCGTGCGATGAAGCATATCGGGCCATTGTTGATGGATGGGCACAATATTGTGATGGTATTGAGGACCGCATAGATCGACAG TCAATAGTTGAAATGAAGCTGAGTCGAT ATCAAACTTCTCCTGGACAGTCTTCCTGCTACCCCAGACCGAACCCCAGACAACAACGGACTTCTACTCCAGACAG GAACACTGATGTTCTTCTTCAAGGAGGACATGAACTCTCGTTTGGTGGTAGTTACGGAATAGTTGACGTGAATGTAGCAGCAGAAAGACCTTCAGAAGTAGAAGAAATTGTTGAACATACAGAACCAGTTGTAGCTGCTGAGACTTCATCTTCATTACAGTCTTTGAGGTGGACGCCTGAGGATGCTGATGCTCCTCAAG TACCGGAATTCTTTACTAAGGTTGCTGAGTCAAAGTTTGAG ATTCAAGTAGAAGAGTTTTTTAATCACTTCTTCTCGGATGTCGCTGTTGACTTTGTTGAGTCCTTCCATAAAAGATGCGGCGACAAAG ATTTTAGGTGCTCCTCTTGGTATGAGCATGAACCAATTGGGCATGCACGTGATGTGTCGTTTTTGCATCCTATCAAGTTATATTTAG GTGCAAAATTTGGGCAGTGTCAAGAAGTCCAGAAGTTCCGAGTTTACCGAAACAG TCATTTGGTGATAGAGACATCACAAGAAGTTGGTGACGCAGATTATTTCCGTGTCCAG GGCCTTTGGGATGTGAAAAGGGTTGGCAGTGAGACAAATTTGTGCCTTGTGCGAGTTTATGTTAATGTGGCATTTTCAAAGAAAACCATGTGGAAAG GGAAAATAGAGTCTAACACCATTGACGAGTGCCGGGATGCCTATGCTATATGGATGGAAAAT CAAAAGGCCCTTTCTAAACTAGAAAGTGGGGTTTCCAGTGCAAGTGTTAATCCTAGTTTGAATGCAATTCCAAATGATGAGGTTCAGTTAGAAACTGTGGGACCTTCAGAGTTAAATGACAACAGTCTTGAAATTACCACACATGCGGCAACTAACACCAAGCACTCGAGGAATCGCAGTCGTAGACGAGAGAGTCCTGTGGGTAGAGCTGCAAGTGATGCGTCATCTACTACATCTCTACTTAGAGAGATAGTGGAGACGTTTTGTGTGTATATGAAAAATCAAAACCGCCTTCCACTGATTTTGGTTATAGCTTCTATCTCAATACTTATTCTGATGCAG CTGAGCATAATCGTCCTTTTAGCAAGACCTCCCCAAGTCCATGTGATATCTCAAATAGATTATATGAACAGTTTTGGAAACAACGGTGGAGACAAAGCAGAAGCTGTAACTTGGTTAGAGAAGCGAATTCACCACCTCAAAGATGAAATGCTTATGGTTGAGACTCGTTTGGAGAAGATGCGGCACCAACATTTACTCTTGGAAACTTACCTAACAGGTCTTGATTTTGATATTGCTTCATGA
- the LOC113319714 gene encoding tobamovirus multiplication protein 2B-like, which translates to MASPLLRSSSTSSLPSASSSRIRVSSSTTREGTAKATVTDHISQAVQSTSNLLQLMQQSSPSQAHLLKLPKNLLVKTATIKNTAQVLEQMPRVISALDAHMESGLQSVPHLKTVTQLLSTMESTQLQHSLRVHQPQEVAGEADKLPEPHS; encoded by the exons ATGGCATCGCCATTATTgcgatcatcatcaacatcatcactacCTTCAGCTTCTTCAAGTAGAATCAGggtttcttcttcaacaacaagaGAAGGTACAGCCAAAGCAACAGTAACCGATCATATATCTCAAGCTGTTCAATCTACTTCTAATCTCTTACAACTCATGCAACAATCTTCTCCTTCTCAG GCTCATTTGTTAAAGCTTCCGAAAAATTTATTGGTAAAAACAGCTACAATTAAGAATACAGCACAA GTATTAGAACAAATGCCTCGAGTCATTTCAGCGTTGGATGCCCATATGGAAAGTGGACTACAGAG CGTTCCTCATTTGAAGACTGTGACACAGTTACTATCAACCATGGAAAGCACACAGCTTCAGCACTCCCTTCGTGTTCATCAGCCTCAAGAG GTAGCTGGTGAAGCCGATAAACTTCCAGAACCACATAGCTGA